From a single Candidatus Methylomirabilota bacterium genomic region:
- a CDS encoding ABC transporter ATP-binding protein: MSAPVVDVRDLRTHIVTRWGTVKAVDGVSFALAEGETLGLVGESGSGKSMTCLSLVRLVPRPAARILGGQVLLDGDDLLARSEAEMQAIRGRRIAMILQDPMSSLNPVFSIGMQIREPVALYHRLRGRALTARAAELLAAVRIPSPWERLRAFPHQLSGGMRQRVVGAMAIAAPPRLLIADEPTTSLDLTIQSQYLGLLRELQRQHRFALIFVTHNLGIVARMCDRVAVMYAGRIVEMGPVRHLFTRPAHPYTRALLESIPRLGVRRERLTAIEGQPPDLSRLPAGCAFAPRCPSVMERCRVEAPPETAVEAGHVTRCWLETSPGASG; encoded by the coding sequence GTGTCGGCTCCCGTCGTCGACGTCCGTGACCTCCGCACCCACATCGTCACCCGCTGGGGGACGGTCAAGGCGGTCGACGGCGTGTCGTTCGCCCTCGCGGAGGGCGAGACGCTCGGCCTCGTCGGCGAGTCCGGCTCCGGCAAGAGCATGACCTGTCTCAGCCTGGTCCGGCTCGTGCCGCGGCCGGCCGCGCGCATCCTGGGTGGGCAGGTGCTCCTGGACGGCGACGACCTGCTCGCCCGGAGCGAAGCCGAGATGCAGGCGATCCGGGGCCGCCGGATCGCGATGATCCTCCAGGATCCGATGAGCTCGCTCAACCCGGTGTTCTCCATCGGCATGCAGATCCGAGAGCCGGTCGCGCTCTATCATCGGCTGCGCGGCCGGGCCCTGACCGCCCGGGCCGCCGAGCTGCTCGCGGCGGTGCGCATCCCGTCGCCGTGGGAGCGCCTCCGCGCGTTCCCGCACCAGCTCTCCGGGGGCATGCGGCAGCGGGTGGTGGGGGCGATGGCGATCGCGGCGCCCCCGCGCCTGCTGATCGCCGACGAGCCGACCACGAGCCTCGATCTCACGATCCAGTCCCAGTACCTGGGCCTGCTGCGCGAGCTGCAGCGACAGCATCGCTTCGCGCTGATCTTCGTCACCCACAACCTGGGGATCGTGGCCCGCATGTGCGACCGCGTGGCGGTGATGTATGCCGGCCGCATCGTGGAGATGGGGCCGGTGCGGCACCTGTTCACGCGGCCCGCGCATCCCTACACGCGTGCCCTGCTCGAATCGATCCCGCGGCTCGGCGTGCGCCGCGAGCGGCTGACCGCGATCGAGGGGCAGCCGCCGGACCTCTCCCGCCTGCCGGCCGGCTGCGCCTTCGCGCCGCGCTGCCCGTCGGTGATGGAGCGGTGTCGAGTGGAGGCGCCGCCCGAGACGGCGGTGGAGGCCGGTCACGTGACGCGCTGCTGGCTCGAGACGTCCCCGGGAGCATCGGGGTGA
- a CDS encoding ABC transporter permease, with the protein MLAEPAALARPEADGAAPPVARGWRLPLVPLGIIALFLVVAIVAPLLGLPDPQEQSLRNRFKPPVWEEGGTWAHALGTDRLGRDLLSRIVWGSRISLAAGVLTVLLASAFGAAVGLTAGYYGGRVDAVLMRITDATMSFPVILLALILAVTVGPSFTNVVVAIAVILWARYARVIRGQVLTLMQLDFVAQARIAGAGAWRIITRHLLPNTLGTLLVLVTLQIGYVIIVEASLSFLGAGIPPPTPAWGSMIAEGRDFVTSAWWVSLFPGLAILVVVLAFNLLGDWLRDTFDPKLRQL; encoded by the coding sequence ATGCTCGCTGAGCCGGCGGCCCTCGCGCGGCCCGAGGCGGACGGCGCGGCTCCGCCCGTCGCGCGCGGCTGGCGCCTGCCCCTCGTCCCGCTCGGGATCATCGCGCTGTTCCTGGTCGTGGCCATCGTGGCCCCGCTGCTCGGGCTGCCCGACCCGCAAGAGCAGTCGCTGCGTAACCGCTTCAAGCCGCCGGTGTGGGAGGAGGGCGGCACCTGGGCGCACGCTCTCGGCACCGACCGTCTGGGGCGCGACCTCCTCTCGCGCATCGTGTGGGGCTCGCGGATCTCGCTGGCCGCCGGCGTGCTCACCGTGCTCCTGGCGAGCGCCTTCGGCGCCGCGGTGGGGCTCACCGCGGGCTACTACGGCGGCCGGGTGGACGCGGTGCTCATGCGCATTACCGACGCGACCATGTCGTTCCCGGTGATCCTGCTCGCGCTCATCCTCGCGGTGACGGTCGGGCCCAGCTTCACCAACGTGGTGGTGGCGATCGCGGTGATCCTGTGGGCGCGCTACGCCCGCGTCATCCGCGGACAGGTGCTCACCCTGATGCAGCTGGATTTCGTGGCCCAGGCCCGCATCGCGGGGGCGGGAGCCTGGCGGATCATCACGCGTCATCTGCTGCCCAACACGCTCGGCACCCTGCTCGTGCTGGTCACCCTGCAGATCGGCTACGTGATCATCGTGGAGGCGTCGCTGTCGTTCCTCGGCGCCGGCATCCCGCCGCCCACGCCGGCCTGGGGATCGATGATCGCGGAAGGGCGCGACTTCGTGACCAGCGCGTGGTGGGTTTCGCTGTTCCCGGGGCTGGCCATCCTGGTCGTGGTGCTGGCCTTCAATCTGCTCGGCGACTGGCTGCGCGACACCTTCGACCCCAAGCTGCGTCAGCTCTGA
- a CDS encoding ABC transporter permease, whose amino-acid sequence MLRFIATRLVQSLVALAIVSVVVFVLARATGDPLYLILPMSASQEDFDNARRYLGLDRPYVEQYLSFVGRAVTGDFGISLRARRPVGELIRERLPNSLKLAAFAMGVSLAMAFPLGIMAAVRKGTGVDRAAQIVSVLGQSLPTFWVAIILVEFVAGRWQWLPAGGISGFSSYILPGFTLGWFVVAGLMRLLRSGMLEVLDSEYVKLARVKGVSERRVIWMHALRNALIPVVTFAGIYFAILVTTAIVVETVFAWPGLGRLAYEGISSRDFPVIQAVVLTTAAIVAVVNLGVDCLYAIIDPRIRYAR is encoded by the coding sequence ATGCTCCGCTTCATCGCCACGCGTCTGGTGCAGTCGCTGGTCGCCCTGGCCATCGTCTCGGTCGTGGTATTCGTCCTGGCCCGGGCGACCGGCGACCCGCTCTACCTGATTTTGCCCATGTCGGCCTCGCAGGAGGACTTCGACAATGCCCGGCGCTATCTGGGCCTCGACCGGCCCTACGTCGAGCAGTACCTGTCGTTCGTGGGCCGCGCGGTCACCGGTGACTTCGGCATCTCCCTGCGCGCCCGCCGGCCGGTCGGCGAGCTGATCCGCGAGCGGCTGCCCAATTCCCTGAAGCTGGCCGCGTTCGCCATGGGCGTCTCGCTCGCGATGGCCTTCCCGCTCGGTATCATGGCGGCGGTGCGGAAGGGCACCGGCGTCGACCGGGCCGCGCAGATCGTCTCGGTGCTGGGCCAGTCGCTGCCCACCTTCTGGGTCGCGATCATCCTCGTGGAGTTCGTGGCCGGCCGCTGGCAGTGGCTCCCCGCGGGCGGCATCAGCGGGTTCTCGAGCTACATCCTGCCCGGCTTCACCCTGGGCTGGTTCGTGGTGGCCGGCCTCATGCGGCTGCTGCGCTCGGGCATGCTCGAGGTCCTCGATTCCGAGTATGTCAAGCTCGCGCGGGTGAAGGGGGTGAGCGAGCGCCGGGTCATCTGGATGCACGCGCTGCGGAACGCGCTGATCCCGGTGGTCACCTTCGCGGGGATCTACTTCGCGATCCTGGTGACCACCGCGATCGTGGTCGAGACCGTGTTCGCGTGGCCGGGTCTGGGCCGCCTGGCCTACGAGGGCATCAGCTCGCGCGACTTCCCGGTGATCCAGGCGGTGGTGCTCACCACCGCGGCCATCGTGGCGGTGGTGAACCTCGGCGTGGACTGCCTCTACGCGATCATCGACCCGCGGATTCGCTATGCTCGCTGA